The nucleotide sequence ATGAGACAAGGTCTCTCTTCTCAGGAAGTTCACATTCCAGGTGTGAATCAAAGATAATATGtgaggaaaaaaggaagcagattgtgaacaaaataattcaatggagaatgaaataaataaatacatatatatattatatagattttgtatttattttatatattcattatatatatgcatattatatatatttatttataagcaaatatatatttatatatgtgatgAAGGAGACAGCAGTACTTTAAATTTGGTGGTCAGGAAGACCTCGATGCAGAAGTAGCAagcaagggaaaaatgaaacccCTAAATGACTGTACTAAACAGTTCTAATAAGAATTGGACATGAAGATCGGTTAAACAGGATGTAAAGTAATTtgtgtgaattttaaaagatgacaaGGATGTAAAATAAAGTGAGACAAAAAATCTAAAAGTGAACCACTTTTGATATCAAGTGGAGCCTAATTCAAATACAGGACATTTGggcaaaaaggaaaattctagagCATGCATATagtgaaagggagaagggaaggaacaaCCTAGTAGGCTGACCTTGATTTGACATCAGTAGACTGCCAATAAAAAGAGGTACTTCAACTGAGCATACTCTTATTTCATAAACTCACGGGATTTTGatgaaacaacagcaacaaaaagatcTCTGGGCTACATACGTTTTCGAAGTGCCTCCAATTAAGGGATTCCCCTCCACAAATTTAAGGAAATTGTAATATTGGAAAATCTATCATTTATTTACATAAGCCAAGAGAAAATAGGGTTCTCAATGGCTGCTAAAGCTACTGGAAGGGTATGTTTGATATTAATAAGTCACCTGAAATGGCTGAGAAACCAAAATTGATATTCTGAGCACATacatctcaaataaaatcttaataccACCTTTGCTGAGGAAATGCTACAGTCATTCTTATCAGAGCCAGAAAGTGACAAGAAAGCTTTGTGTCAGCATTACAGTCGAAAAGTGTTtgtgaatatttggaaattaaatttttaaaagatgtaaaccGTATAAAAGAGCCTAAATAGTTTTGGTTGGTCTGATTGCACTGCTGATGAGTAAATATCTGGGACAGCTTTGTCTTGGGAAACTTTACACTCTTCAAAATAAACAGGAACCCTATCAGACTCTAAGCAACTGTAACCTGAAGTCAGGCATGTTTTTTTACTCTTAGACATATTTGCAGTGTCTATTCCAAACCTGCAGTAGATAGCAAGaattttgttgagtgaatgaacgagCCATGTTTTCAATCTTTCGCTAGTAAgaatggcgggggtgggggaacgaGATTAAGAAGATGATTAATTTAAATGAGAGGTGGTAAGAAGTAACCTAATACAGTTTTCTTAAGCTccaggaaaattatttcaattgtacgtcttttctccacattttcttacGGACCTTGGTGGAGAGTGTGGATCTCCTGGTTTCAAGCACCGATCTTGCACTTAGGAGTTTTGTGACTCTGTGCTCCCCGCACCTGCGTCTCTTCTGTAACAAACTAGTTATAATAGCATTGCTGTAAACTCCAGATAAAATAGTACCTGTAAAAATATGCTGTAAACTAAAAAATCTTGTCTAGTGCTAGGGCTATATTATCACAAATACGACAGAACTGCTTTCTCTGCCGTTGAAATAAAAGACCcgataaaacagaacaaaacaaacaaaaaataaataaataatgaggaaTCACCGAAGCAATTATGTCAATAACATCTGCCAATATTTACTGTACAAAGCATTATGACAGAAATGTTCATACATTTATTGcagaatccatttaaaaattgtagtAAGAACCCAGTAATCATGTTTCAATCATATCCCAGAAATCATAAATTTCAAATgcatatgaaaaatgtttttttctataaaagcATAGAGGAGATTGACGTTgcttcagatatttaaaaatctcttcaagACTAACTCGCCTAACAGAAGTCAGATGGATTCTTATACCAGCCTCTGCACTTTATCTATTGCCCTATCACCCATAACGGACCCCTGGATAATTCAGCATACGCTcatgagagaatgaaagaaaaatgtaaacatcGCTATAACAAAAATAACCCCCATTGAGGCTGACCTACAGAAATATCTAACGGAAATGACTGTTTGGGGCAGCCAAGAAATGCAGCATGGTTAAGGAGAGTCCACAGTTGTCTAAGGAATAAACTGCGCTCAAGTATATATTAGAGTAGGGCTGATCATGTTTTGTTCAAAGTGAAAATACTTTACGTACCCGCAGAAtgccacaacaacaacaacaactatagAGTTTGTCCCACTTTTTTAAAGCTACAGGTCTTTTTGTGCCAAGTGAggtggctctgaaaagagcctttggttTGCGAGGTGGTCAGGTGGTTCAGAGGGCAGCAGCTCACTGGCGTAAGGTGTACCTGATGATGGCCTTGGTGGCCTCGGACACGGCGTGCTTGCCGATCTCCCCGGGCAGCAGCAGGCGCACGGCTGTCTGGATCTCCCTGGAGCTGATGGTGGAGTGCTTGTTGGAGCCCTTGGTGGAGCGAGCCAGACGAGCGGCCTCGTCGGCGATGCGCTCGAAGATGTCCTTAACGAACGAATCCATGACGCTCACGGCCTTCTTCGAGAGGCTCAGGCCCTCGTGCACCTGCTTCAGAACCCTGGGGAAGTAGGTGGCGAAACTgtcggggcggcggcggcggcattGGCGCCTCGGCTGCTTTTGCTTCGGGTTCTTTGGGTCGGCTGCCGAGGGCTCCTCCGTGCCCAGGCTTTCCTCAGAAGAGGGCTCACAGCCAGGCTCAGCCATGTGGTGCTCGTCTTCCCGACAGCTCGGAAGGAAGGACAAATGGCTGCTGTTGAGGGGCGCTGGCCCATTTATAGTCGCTGCATTTCCTGACGTCACGGGCAACCTCCGTATCTGATTGGACACAATGCAACGCTGGGAAGCGGGGCTCTATGCCAGGCCGTGTCACCTGTGATCGCATACCCTCGAGCTCGACATCACATCGGACGATCAGAGAGGGAATCTGACGTCCTCTAAACTTCTTGGGACCTTGGTCAGAGAAACTTTTGAACGTTCCATTTCATTGTGCATTTTGTCTGCTGATTTTCAACATCAAAACAGTAACAGATCTTAGAAGAGTCATGTTTTTATTGGAATACTTTATATTCCACATCATTACCTTATTTCCGATAAGCAGTAAGTGCCATTGGTTCAGGACACGCCAGAAACCAGGATGGTCTGGCGACCCAACGTCAATGTGTCCACCTCTTAAAATGACAGCAAAGGTAAAGTGGTGGTGACGGAAACACGTGAGCACatagggagagaagggggaaaatgaTGCCTGGGTTTAAACAGTTAATGAATGCGTAACAGGAGGTAGCACTATCTGAGCACCTTCCCTTTCTATCCAATTACTTTGTGGAGGGGGGGCACTGTTTTGGCGGGTAAGGAGCAGCACACAAGAAAGGGTGGCATACCTTTCCATTTATACTCCCAAAGACGGTAGATTGAGGAGCTACAAgtaagaggtggggggggggattccaTCTGGTCATAACTAATAATATATCTCATAATAGCTCCTCGTGGTGCTAGTTTGTAAACGCTGTAAGGAAGGGCCAGCAGACTGGGATAACCCAGAGCTGAATCTTATTTCCCCATGTTCTCCGCACAAAGCGAGAGGTGAGGATATGAGATTGGGGTGGTTGGCTGTGGTGCCCTGTGAACCTTCAAGTTTGTCCACAAGAGATAACAGGAGATCCCAGAAATTCTCAAGCAGAGCTCTCACGTGCATGTCGGGCCCACCCTGGTGCCCAGTAGTGCCCAGACTAGAATGGAGAGAAAGCCAAGCAGCCAGGAGTCCCCAGTAAGCCTCCATTCTGTCACGGTCACttgcatacctttttttttttctttcttgccaagCAACCACATGCCGATCCTCACAGATGGCAAAAGCACTACTGACAAATAAATCAGAACAGGTCTGGGCACGCAGGCCAGTTTGTCAGGACCAGTTTGCTTACCTTTGCAAGTAACTACTACCATTGTCAGATGCTCAGCCTAACCCAACAGGTGCCGCTacgggagaggagagggagaaggaccgGCCCCAGAGGGCCCCTTCCCGGTGTACCCcaaactcctcctcctcctgacaGCCTGGAACCTGCAGCTACCACAGATGGGTCCTTCTGAAGatcctttcccctcctctggcTTTCCAGGTATTGTATCAACTAATCCGAGTTGGTATTAAGCTTCCTGTTGCCTCTATCAGAAATACTACAAAAACACTCCAGTGAGAAGAAAGGTCAACCAGCAACATTTGTTCACTGATGCCCCAGCAGGGGAGCTTTTGAAAGACTTTGCCAGAAGCGCCAAAAACTGTAGGCTTTTCAACTCTGGCTCACTGAGAGAGTCTGACCTCCATATCCCAAGCCCATAGTTCCAGAGGAATGACTGGCCAGTTTGGGGCCATTTCTCCTACTACTCAGAATGGACTGCTGTCCTGGGCTAAGCCACTGTGGCTTGGGCAGGAACTCCTGCATGGCCACCAACGTGCTGGTGCAAAGCAAGAGCCATAATTGACAAGCACTGGCCCCGATATTTTTGATAACAAATCAATTCTTACTCATATTTTACAtgtcttgtaattatttttttaaagattttatttatttatttgacagacaaagtaagagggggagagagagagagaaagcacaagctgggagaccagcgggcagagggagaagctggctccctgctgagcaaggagcccgatgcaggactcgatcccaggaccctgggatcatgacccagccaaaggcagacgtttcaccgactgagccacccaggcgtccctcttgtaattatttatataaatgtgttaagcattttttaaagttggcaTTTGGTGATAATACTTTGGAGCTTTCCAGTTTGgtttcttgtttgattttgaCGAGGGTGGCTTGTTCTGGGATTGTGTGCTTGTACAGGTAGATGTTATCTGCAGGAATGTTGTAAAAACCTCAATTAAGGTTACTCCTCCGGGAAGGATTAGATGTGCATTTGCCGTGGGCCTGGGTTTGTGACCAGGAATTGTTTGCATCCCGCTGGTAGTGCTAACCCGAACCCCAGAGCTACACCAGGACACTCGTGTGAATGCGCATTCTCGGGgaaactccccccaccccaactcagaACTAAGGACCGGGAATCGAATTTTCCTTGGCATCTCCTTTTCCCAGTAGGAAacagtccagttttcccaaaggcTGTAGTCCTTCAAGCACCACTTCATGAAAGCTGAGTATGTCATGCGATGGGTCTTATTCGCTCAGGCCCATGTGGCTagagataaacaacaacaacaacaacaacaacaacaacaacaaacctgaaCAGTCAAATAGCCCAAGTTAAAATACATGGTTGGCGTCAAGGGAAATCATTTCAATACTATTAATTTGAACAACTCTCCTCTGACCTGACGGAAGTGGTGAGAGATACGTCCACTCACAGGTCTGGATTCATACCCTTCTCATCGTGGTTAAGAGCATACAACTGGTCAAAGAAACAAATAGCAGGTAAAGTATAATACCGGATTCCCCCTCAATCTCAGAGGCTGAGTACCCGGTAAGACTCTTACTGGTTCAGCCTGAGACACCTGACTGCACACTGGGTCCATGGCTGTGAGTCAGTGGCTGCACATCCCTGATTGGCTAACTCAGAGCCGACCGAGGCTTGAGTTGCCTTGACTGGATGCCTCCATCATCCTCAGGAAGCTGGTCTGCAAGTCCAGAAGGTTTGCGTTTTCCACAAGAAAAGATTACAGG is from Ursus arctos isolate Adak ecotype North America unplaced genomic scaffold, UrsArc2.0 scaffold_197, whole genome shotgun sequence and encodes:
- the LOC125282400 gene encoding uncharacterized protein LOC125282400; translation: MAEPGCEPSSEESLGTEEPSAADPKNPKQKQPRRQCRRRRPDSFATYFPRVLKQVHEGLSLSKKAVSVMDSFVKDIFERIADEAARLARSTKGSNKHSTISSREIQTAVRLLLPGEIGKHAVSEATKAIIRYTLRHLSKKAVSVMDSFVKDIFERIADEAARLARSTKGSNKHSTISSREIQTAVRLLLPGEIGKHAVSEATKAIIRYTLCQ